One window from the genome of Myripristis murdjan chromosome 6, fMyrMur1.1, whole genome shotgun sequence encodes:
- the duox2 gene encoding dual oxidase maturation factor 2, which produces MTFYDDIYPFYPLQRTSFIFSGRLLTIILVFLVLTVSLLLILPGIRGKSRLFWMFRIIISIFIGAVIVALNFTNDWAEARMTTNATYKSFSNAVVNADIGLHVGLYGINITLRGNPVIQFNETIDYNEMFNWHDTIDKEYVEALEKGLPSPILYIAEKFTLTSTCGLIFQYRYSGRYASATLWTAFCCWMVANILFSMPVILYAGYMMMATAAFIFFSMASFSTIMNLPQCIFSIGTGSFETEYSHSFWLALATGVLCAVIGFLVVMFDFLIPEKMKEAFSVGVDSYEDEDICYGEGYLNSIFLDGVTTTPLTSIIKPENI; this is translated from the exons ATGACTTTCTACGATGACATTTACCCATTCTACCCTCTACAAAGGACCTCCTTCATCTTTAGTGGTCGTTTGCTCACCATTATTCTGGTTTTCCTTGTGCTCACAGTCAGTCTCCTTCTCATTCTGCCAGGGATACGAGGGAAATCG AGGCTGTTCTGGATGTTTCGAATAATAATAAGCATATTCATAGGTGCAGTGATAGTGG CGCTCAATTTTACTAACGACTGGGCCGAAGCCAGAATGACCACTAATGCCACCTACAAGTCCTTCAGCAATGCAGTGGTTAATGCTGACATCGGCCTGCACGTTGGATTGTATGGCATTAATATTACACTCAGAG gaaaTCCTGTAATACAGTTCAATGAAACCATCGACTACAATGAGATGTTTAACTGGCACGATACTATTGATAAGGAGTATGTGGAAGCCTTGGAGAAGGGCTTACCGAGCCCCATCCTGTACATTGCTGAGAAATTCACCCTCACCAGCACTTGTGGCCTCATCTTTCAGTATAGATACTCTGGACGATACGCCTCTGCTACTCTCTG GACTGCCTTTTGCTGCTGGATGGTTGCCAATATCCTGTTCTCCATGCCAGTCATTCTGTATGCTGGTTACATGATGATGGCCACTGCTGCCTTTATCTTCTTCTCCATGGCCTCCTTCTCCACCATCATGAATTTGCCCCAGTGCATCTTCTCCATAGGAACTGGCTCTTTTGAAACCGAGTACAGCCATTCATTCTGGCTGGCACTTGCTACAG gtgtgctgtgtgctgtcatCGGGTTTCTGGTggtgatgtttgattttctgattCCGGAGAAGATGAAAGAGGCTTTCAGCGTTGGTGTCGACAGTTATGAGGACGAGGACATTTGTTATGGGGAGGGTTACCTGAATTCAATTTTCCTTGATGGAGTGACAACTACACCTCTGACATCAATAATTAAGCCG GAAAATATATGA